The sequence below is a genomic window from Pelmatolapia mariae isolate MD_Pm_ZW linkage group LG9, Pm_UMD_F_2, whole genome shotgun sequence.
attcaatgcagagaggtcgattaacacatagtgagtgagaaaggtgactggaaaggaaaaactcaatgcatcatgggaatccccggcagcctacgtctattgcagcataactaagggaggattcagggtcacctggtccagccctaactatatgctttagcaaaaaggaaagttttaagcctaatcttgaaagtagagatagtgtctgtctcccgaatccaaactggaagctggttccacagaagaggggcctgaaaactgaaggctctccctcccattctacttttaaatactctaggaacaacaagtaagcctgcagagcgagagcgaagtgctctaatagggtgatatggcactacaaggtcattaagataagatggggcctgattatttaagaccttgtatgtgaggagcaggattttgaattcaattctggatttaacaggaagccaatgaagggaagccaaaacaggagaaatatgctctctctttctagtccctgtcagtacccttgctgcagcattttggatcagctgaaggcttttcagcgagtttttaggacatcctgataataaggaattacagtagtccagcctggactactgtaattccttAAATAGACTGTTTCAGACTTCTCTAAATGATCGGTTTCAGTTTTTCTGCTCTTACCTCTGCGTGATATGTCAGAAATAGCAGCCACTCCTCAGAcactatttctactttttagTTGCGCTTAAAATTTTCCGTTTTGATAAAGTAtctagttagggctggatcaggtgaccctgaatcctcctttagttatgctgcaataggtgtaggctgctggtggattcccatgatgcactgagtatttctttttcacttactATGTGTTagtagacctctctgcattgaatcatacttgttattaatctctgtctctcttccacagcatgtcttttattctgttttccttctctcaccccaaccggtcgcagcagatggccccgcccctccctgagcctggttctgctggaggtttcttcctgttaaaagggagtttttccttcccactgtcaccaaagtgcttgctcatagggggtcatatgattttgggcttttttttctctgtatgtattattgtagggtctgccttacaatataaagtgccttgaggcaaatgttgtgatttggcgctgtataaatgaaattgaattgaattgttaaAGAGGGACAGCCAATCAAAATGGGCTCCTAAAGAGGAGGGAGCTTTAAAGGTGAATAGCTAAAATATTAACGTGAGACTGCAATAAGACCCAGCGTAAGATAAATAAGATTTATTTGGGAGTGTATGACATGCAAAGCTTCTTTACAAACTACTTTAATAAAATTCATGAGAATACATCTGTGACTGGGAATGAGTATTCATGATACACAGCTTCAAAGGCAAATTTTTGTctctttcattttcagagtCATTTAATTCACTTTTGCATACAAGACATATTTCAatgaatatattaaaaaaaatgttatttaatgtcAAATGTAATTTCTTGTTTGTCTTCAGAATGACTCAAAGCCTGTGAAGATGATGAAACAGGAAGAAGACTTTGCGTGTGCCTTCATCGAAGAGGCAAACTGCAGGGTAACCATTATATTTATAAGATTTCACTGAGAGACTGAGTGATTGTAATGTATGTGTATCAGTAAATTTATGTGCAGTAATGTTTGAAACCGTGTGCTGGACAGATTCTAGAGATGCCTTACAGTGGGGAGGAAGTGAGCATGCTCATCTTTTTACCTGCAGAGATAGAGGATGATACAACAGGACTGGAGAAGGTAGAACACTTACACACTCGGGATGTTCCTGGCGACTCATTTCTTAGTCAACTAAACGGAGAAAACAAATCCGACTGACTGAATAGTCTAAAACTGAGAAACTCTCAGACTAAATCTGAAATCTGAAAACTGCTTAATGTCAAAAACTAAACAAAGTAATTTGAAAACTTTTAATGACATTCTTGAATGAATCATGCTGCTTAACTGTGCAGCACCTCACCTCACACTGCACATTATCCTCCAAACAgacaataaagaagaaaaacacttgaaatatattaaatatgataagaaaacattttcctACAAGAGATGTTCTCACATTATTGGAATATAAACAGTAACATACCAATATGAATGAACTGCAGCTGAAGAGTTTGGCACATTGTGCCGTGCATAATGGATGACCGCTGCCGTTCGAGAATTCATGACAATCACTTcaaaagaagtttaaatttaaaataacaaaacaataaatcatccatccattttcatgTGCTTATGTGAAGTGTGGtagcacagacagcagagaaacctaaacttctctctctttcagctTATCTGGGGAAATGTTAAGGttttcccaggccagctgataGATTTATTCTCTCCAGCAGGTCACGGTGTATGCCTGGTGGGAGCACCTTAACCTGGAGGTGCCCCCTCAGCTTCCTCCTTTTGATGTGGGgtagcagcagctctactctgagctttTTTTTGAATAACTGAACTCACCCTATCCCTAAGGGGAAGCCCAATCACCATTGGGAGAAAGCTATTTTCTGTCGGTTGCAGctgtgcgaccaatttggttgCAAATGCGACCTAATTTCGTAATGGTGCAACTAAAAAAAATCCTGGGTCGCATCAGTGTGACCAGCCgttcaactaaaaaaaaaaaaaaatctcagcaactctgaaagtctctgtgtggtcaacaacaggtTAGATGTTCAGATATTGAGATGTTCAGTTCGAAGCCTTTGAGGCTTTTTtaattttgactttatttttattttatgtatcttgagatattttaagtttaaatttcagctcagtgaagcactttaagcacaagaacTTTTTCAGTATTGTATTTTTTGGACTATGAGGCACGCTTAAAATCCTTTCATCTCCTCAAAAGTGCGCCCTATGTATGatttctggttgtgcttactgaccgggAAAAGATTTTATGTGGTGCACGGTGCtcaaaatctgtcaaaatgttttagtacaactttggtaagctacgaagccgcaccacttgatggattgCTGGAGCGTTacagctaccgtagtcaggaccCTCGCAGAGTAATACGTACCGTggttcaacataatattaccataTTTTGTGCGTATAAGGACCCCAAAATGGCAactgttaagagacatgcttaCAAAGCAGATTTCAAACTTGTATCAGTCATGCAGCAGAGCAGTTActagagaattcaacattaatgaatcaatggtagcaagaagaatgagttgagtaaagtttcacttatctgactgtttgatttcgcttaatgcaccttataatctggtgcgccttatggtccaaaaaatatggtaacttatctttcttgtagaaatgtgctccaaataaagaactttgtgttgacaagattgtcagttaatcatttacaaatcaatattgtctgtatggacaacaatttaaaaaaaataaaataaaaaaataaaagtgagcATGTAAAGCTGCAGTGTTTAGCGATGCGactgaaaaatttgggtgcacctaggaaaaaaagttaggcgcaccagtgcaaccATGGCAAAAAGTTATTCTAGAGCCCTGGCTGCGATcctattttttattctttaagtAGCAATAATAGTTAattaaacaacaataataatttaacaaaaagaTCACGCCGATATTAATGGATTTATGGCATTTCTCAACAACGGTGCTCTGTTTGGTGGCAGATGACTGCATAACATTTAGGACACCACAATTTACAATTTATTGGTAAATTTatcaataaaatgataaaaaccattttataaataaaatggttTAAATTACTAGTAAATCTGAAACTAACTAGTGGCAATAGCAATGATTATTTGACTAGTTCActaattttacacacacacacacacacaatctctaATAAGTGATATTGTTTCCATCCCAGCTGGAGAAGGAGCTGACCTCTGAGAAATTTGTGGCTTGGACTCATCCAGGCCAGATGCAAACATGTTATATTGATGTGAGGCTGCCTCGATTTACACTGGAGGAGACGTATGACCTGAACACAGTCCTGAGCAGCATGGGCATGGTGGACGCTTTTCATCACACAAAGTGTGACTTCTCTGGTGAGACATACGTTTGCAGTTTATTGGTGTTTATGAACAGAGTGTAGAGCAACAATGCTCCAGCAGTGACAGAGTTCTCCAAAAGACCATGGAGCTGCTTATTTCAGCAGATTGTTTGTCTTGTTTGATGATCGTACTACTGTGAGATTTTAAAAGCAGGATCTAAGCTTTGATGCTGGTTTTGAATGGACTGGTGGACTTTTATATGACAGTCCTGATACTTTTAATACTATAATACTGACAGACAGTCAGGGAGGTGTTCTGGTTCATCCTAAACCAGCTGTACTCTCTGACACTAATCACTAATGACAGGCTGTTAAAGTGACATTATGAAggggctttttttttcatggttatTTGGGAGATATTACACTTTGACAGAATAGTTGGGAGGAATAAAGGGAGAGGATGAGTTGAATGGCATGCAGTAAGTGGTCTGGAAACACTCAAACCCAGGCTCCTGCAGCACCTTTGGTATTTTAGTTGTCAGCTCAGCCAGGTGATCTATATCACCACCTAGACTTAtcagatttttaattttgaaaaaatCCTCTcagataaacaaatgaaaatgcagcattatgttcatttaaaatgttctccTTTCACTTCTCTGTCACAGGCATGTCTGGGCACAAAGATCTGGTACTTTCAAAAGTCATCCACAAGGCTTTTGTGGAGGTCCACGAGAAGGGAACTGAGGCTACTTTTGAAGTTATGGTTTGGGGTGAGGCTATGGGCGTGATAAGGCGGGGcaattttgatttaaaatccttcaTCGCAGACCACcccttcctcttcttcatcaGACATAACCCCACCATGAACATCCTGTTAGCTGGTCGGTTCTGCTGCCCTGTGTGAGCTCTGTGTCCTTTACAGCAGCTCAGTACCAGAAGTCTTTAGTGTTTAGTTGGAGAACCTTTCAAAATCACTGCACAACAGCGCTGTATTCATATTAATATACAGCTCTATACTATGCgtttttttctatgttttgtatattgcattttgtatttttctactTTCAAAACTTTCTTATCTTTAAATGTTATCTGATCAGATGTTTATATCATACTCTTCAGATGTGCCATCTTCTGATCAGAAATTTATGAAAGACTGTTTAGTGGCTGTAATGAGACAAATTGCTGCATGATGTATAATTTACGTTGATCTTAATTTCTTATTGACCTCACACTGGCTGATTAGGGACAACCAATGAGCCACATGTGGCCCACAGGATGTGCAATGCCCAGTTCTGCCCTAGATGGTGACCAGGAAATGGTATCTGTATTTTCATGAACACAAATATCTGAGATCATGATGGAGCTGTGTCATGTCTTATATTGACATGGCTCTGAAAAATGATGTTTCATGTTAAATACTTTTTGCTTTGATTCCTCTCTTTTCGTCTCTTCCTTGCCTCCTTTGTACACATCACTGATGGAAGGGACTAATGTCAAGGAGAGGATGCAAGGAAAGGAATCCAGGATGTACAATCTGAGAAATTAAAAGAAGgagaatgttttttgtttcctgcatTTTATATAAAGTTTATAATGAATATAAACTCTTCATGGCATTATTTTTGGAAGTATCCCTGCTCTGATCTTAGTGCTTGAATCATATGATATATACAAACACCTACACGATATTATGGTGAtgcaaataaaactaaataaaagaaCATCCATTCAAACCATCAGATATCTATTTTTCTTTAGAGGTCTTCTTATACTTTTCCCCTTTGTATATATAATGTGCTAGGTGATAATGATAGTAATAATAATTGTTTTGATGTTTCAAAACAGtgcagaaaatattttaagctaaaaaagagaaaagctgcATCAGAACAAGACCCAGACTGTTCTCTGCTGAGCTGTGGTGCACTCCTCCAGAAaccagtttcttttcttttatcagaattttgttttttaccactATGTGTCAGTTTTTTGGCTCTGGGCCCTAAATGTGCCACTCTGAGGAATTGCTGGACAAATACAACATGAAGTAAATAGTAcgatatcaccctattagagcacttcgctctcacactgcaggcttacttgttgttcctagagtatttaaaagtagaatgggaggcagagccttcagttttcaggcccctcttctgtggaaccagcgtccagtttggattcgggagacagacactatctctacttttaagattaggcttaaaactttcctttttgctaaagcatatagttagggctggaccaggtgaccctgaatcctcccttagtcaTGCtacaatagacgtaggctgccggggattcccatgatgcattgagtttttcctttccagtcacctttctcactcactatgtgttaatcgacctctctgcattgaatcatacctgctattaatctctgtctctcttccacagcatgtcttttatcctgtcttccttctctcaccccaaccggtcacagcagatggccccgcccctccctgagcctggttctgctggaggtttcttcctgttaaaagggagtttttccttcccactgtcgccaaagtgcttgctcatagggggtcatatgactccacatagactccaatttgttcaagtaaatggagagtcctcttcacacactaaggtcaattatggtgttccacagggttcagtgctaggaccaattctatttacattatacatgcttcccctaggcagcatcattagaagacatagcataaattttcactgctatgcagatgacacgcagctctatctatccatgaagccaggtaacacacaccaattagttaaactgcaggaatgtcttaaagacataaagacctggatggccgctaactttctgcttcttaattcagataaaactgaggttattgtactcggccctgaaaatcttagaaatatggtatctaaccagattcttactctggatggcattaccttggcctccagtaacactgtgaggaaccttggagtcatttttgaccaggatatgtccttcaacgcacatattaaacaaatatgtaagactgctttcttccatttgcgcaacatctctaaaattagaaatatcctgtctcagagtgatgctgaaaaactagttcatgcatttattacttccaggctggactactgtaattcactattatcaggatgtcctaaaaactcactgaaaagtcttcagctaatccaaaatgctgcagcaagagtactgacagggactagaaagagagagcatatttctcctgtattggcttcccttcattggcttcctgttaaatccagaattgaatttaaaatcctgctcctcacatacaaggtcttaaataatcaggccccatcttatcttaatgaccttgtagtgccatatcaccctattagagcacttcgctcttgctctgcaggcctacttgctgttcctagagtatttaaaagtagaatgggagggagagccttcagttttcaggcccctcttctgtggaaccagcttccagtttggattcgggagacagacactatctctactttcaagattaggcttaaaactttcctttttgctaaagcatatagttagggctggaccaggtgaccctgaatcctcccttagttatgctgcaatagacataggctgccggggattcccatgatgcattgagtttttcctttccagtcacctttctcactcactatgtgttaatagacctttctgcattgaatcatatctgttattaatctctgtctctcttccacagcatgtctttatcctgttttccttctctcaccccaaccggtcgcagcagatggccgcccctccctgagcctggttctgccggaggtttcttcctgttaaaagggagtttttccttcccactgtcgccaaagtgcttgctcatagggggtcgtatgattgttgggtttttctctgtatttattattgtgctatctactgtacaatataaagcgccttgaggcgacttttgttgtgatttggcgctatataaataaaattgaattgaattgaattgaattgaatatgattgttgggtttttctctgtatgtattattgtacgatctactgtacaatataaagtgccttgaggcgactgctgttgtaatttggcgctgtataaataaaattgaattgaattgaattgaaaatgagaaaaattgACACTAGTTGTATAAAAATACAGtcatgaaattaaataaatatgacaAATGATTTCCCAATTTTTGCAGTATAGTGCATACCTAAAACAAATTAGTGCCAAACATACCAGATGAGAGGGGCAGAGTTTCCCAGGAGTAAAGATGGATAGAAGTTCACTATTCTGCAAAAAATTGTCTACAAATTGTGGAAAA
It includes:
- the LOC134634550 gene encoding leukocyte elastase inhibitor-like, yielding MGSATSLPKDNTSFSLALLKQLSSNNKTGNIFFSPFSISSALAMVMLGARGNTATQMLECLQAEDCWGDVHSSFAKLLTELNRPEALFTFSVANRLYIEKSCPFTQEFLIQSKKHYSTVLESVDFKTRSEEVRIDVNNWVQKHTPGNITEVVDEDDLNELTRLVLFTATLFNGSWIKDFLWSETYDAQFWLNKNDSKPVKMMKQEEDFACAFIEEANCRILEMPYSGEEVSMLIFLPAEIEDDTTGLEKLEKELTSEKFVAWTHPGQMQTCYIDVRLPRFTLEETYDLNTVLSSMGMVDAFHHTKCDFSGMSGHKDLVLSKVIHKAFVEVHEKGTEATFEVMVWGEAMGVIRRGNFDLKSFIADHPFLFFIRHNPTMNILLAGRFCCPV